A genomic stretch from Telopea speciosissima isolate NSW1024214 ecotype Mountain lineage chromosome 7, Tspe_v1, whole genome shotgun sequence includes:
- the LOC122668814 gene encoding tetraspanin-18-like isoform X1: MRSNHCRSCLAFLLKFLNFLQTFVGVSIIIYAIWMLNQWKKHARIPQPTAPSPESLLRVPGDDLPLNLLVNMVSGLEDGLVYAFRNLPSPWFIYTFLGIGIILCSITCIGHIAAEVVSGCCLCFYTLLTTILMILEAALVAFVTFDHQWEKDLPSDPTGELASFRAFIEENFYICKWVGITVVIIQALSLLLAMILRVMVATRRGEDDSSDDDYTIIRGGTLAPLLNPYSIQTRGSTSTDSKTVHSDIWSTRMREKYGLNSGNVKYNLLDQKLTANSNTGQ; the protein is encoded by the exons atgcgTTCTAATCACTGTCGAAGTTGTCTAGCTTTCCTTCTCAAATTCCTtaattttcttcaaactttcgtTGGAGTATCGATTATAATCTATGCCATATGGATGCTTAATCAGTGGAAAAAGCATGCTCGGATTCCTCAACCTACAGCTCCGTCTCCAGAATCTTTGCTTAGGGTTCCAGGCGACGATCTTCCTTTGAATCTCTTGGTAAATATGGTTTCTGGACTTGAAGATGGACTCGTTTACGCCTTCAGAAACCTTCCTTCGCCGTG GTTCATATACACTTTTCTGGGAATTGGCATCATATTATGTTCAATTACTTGTATTGGTCACATTGCAGCTGAAGTAGTCAGTGGATGTTGCCTGTGTTTT TATACTCTTCTAACTACCATACTCATGATACTAGAAGCAGCTTTAGTGGCTTTTGTTACATTTGATCATCAGTGGGAAAAG GATCTTCCTAGTGATCCTACTGGGGAACTTGCAAGTTTTCGAGCATTTATTGAAGAAAACTTTTATATATGTAAGTGGGTTGGCATAACTGTGGTTATAATTCAG GCTCTGTCCCTACTACTGGCCATGATCCTACGAGTTATGGTCGCTACTAGGAGAGGAGAGGATGACAGCAGTGATGATGATTACACTATTATTAGAGGTGGAACCTTGGCACCACTATTAAATCCATATTCAATCCAGACCAGAGGTTCAACTTCGACAGATAGCAAAACAGTTCACTCTGACATTTGGAGCACCCGAATGAGAGAAAAG
- the LOC122668814 gene encoding tetraspanin-18-like isoform X2 codes for MRSNHCRSCLAFLLKFLNFLQTFVGVSIIIYAIWMLNQWKKHARIPQPTAPSPESLLRVPGDDLPLNLLVNMVSGLEDGLVYAFRNLPSPWFIYTFLGIGIILCSITCIGHIAAEVVSGCCLCFYTLLTTILMILEAALVAFVTFDHQWEKDLPSDPTGELASFRAFIEENFYICKWVGITVVIIQALSLLLAMILRVMVATRRGEDDSSDDDYTIIRGGTLAPLLNPYSIQTRGSTSTDSKTVHSDIWSTRMREKFSTYPMDLHSEG; via the exons atgcgTTCTAATCACTGTCGAAGTTGTCTAGCTTTCCTTCTCAAATTCCTtaattttcttcaaactttcgtTGGAGTATCGATTATAATCTATGCCATATGGATGCTTAATCAGTGGAAAAAGCATGCTCGGATTCCTCAACCTACAGCTCCGTCTCCAGAATCTTTGCTTAGGGTTCCAGGCGACGATCTTCCTTTGAATCTCTTGGTAAATATGGTTTCTGGACTTGAAGATGGACTCGTTTACGCCTTCAGAAACCTTCCTTCGCCGTG GTTCATATACACTTTTCTGGGAATTGGCATCATATTATGTTCAATTACTTGTATTGGTCACATTGCAGCTGAAGTAGTCAGTGGATGTTGCCTGTGTTTT TATACTCTTCTAACTACCATACTCATGATACTAGAAGCAGCTTTAGTGGCTTTTGTTACATTTGATCATCAGTGGGAAAAG GATCTTCCTAGTGATCCTACTGGGGAACTTGCAAGTTTTCGAGCATTTATTGAAGAAAACTTTTATATATGTAAGTGGGTTGGCATAACTGTGGTTATAATTCAG GCTCTGTCCCTACTACTGGCCATGATCCTACGAGTTATGGTCGCTACTAGGAGAGGAGAGGATGACAGCAGTGATGATGATTACACTATTATTAGAGGTGGAACCTTGGCACCACTATTAAATCCATATTCAATCCAGACCAGAGGTTCAACTTCGACAGATAGCAAAACAGTTCACTCTGACATTTGGAGCACCCGAATGAGAGAAAAG
- the LOC122668812 gene encoding protein BCCIP homolog: MPRRPTRRIRFSKPRPSVFSAFGRSVAASTFKHKRQTHNPNFKEKVLSKCADDDKFLKHSVKDEMGGSESSDEEEHNEIVQADFAFFDPKPDDFHGVKILLQTYLDNKQWDLSGFVDLILAQTTVGTVVKLEDSDEDGLFSVVTALNMGRYKDHGCITELNEFLIEVCQEKDVSSKLRLFLGEEASNVGLLVSQRVVNLPPQLLPPLYDALFDEVSWATEDEPTEELQDSFRFKFYLVLTKIYKHKNANQQKGTSKHCTDEPIIYLKPEDEIFHKLSSWSFSFPLRTQQPAMHELRNYTLTGLVMAVEANNVPTFRKELKSLISES; encoded by the exons ATGCCCCGAAGACCAACAAGACGCATCCGTTTCTCGAAACCACGGCCTTCTGTTTTCTCTGCCTTTGGTCGTTCTGTTGCTGCCTCAACCTTCAAGCACAAGCGTCAAACCCACAACCCCAACTTCAAAGAAAAAGTTCTCTCCAAATGCGCAG ATGATGACAAATTCTTGAAGCACTCTGTGAAAGATGAGATGGGAGGATCCGAATCTTCTGATGAAGAAGAGCACAAT GAAATCGTCCAAGCTGATTTTGCATTCTTTGATCCAAAACCTGATGACTTCCATGGAGTGAAGATCTTGCTTCAGACCTACCTGGATAACAAGCAGTGGGATTTGAGTGGATTTGTAGACTTGATACTGGCACAGACCACAGTAGGGACAGTGGTTAAGTTAGAGGATTCAGACGAAGATGGTCTGTTTTCAGTTGTTACTGCTCTTAACATGGGGCGATATAAG GATCACGGATGCATTACTGAGCTCAATGAGTTCTTGATTGAAGTATGCCAAGAGAAGGATGTATCCAGTAAACTTAGATTGTTTTTGGGAGAGGAAGCATCAAATGTTGGGCTATTGGTTTCCCAGCGAGTGGTGAATCTTCCTCCTCAACTTTTGCCTCCACTCTATGATGCCCTTTTTGATGAAGTCTCATGGGCAACAGAAGATGAG CCAACTGAGGAGCTCCAGGATTCCTTCCGCTTTAAGTTTTATTTAGTGTTAACTAAAATCTACAAG CATAAGAATGCCAACCAACAGAAGGGTACTTCGAAACATTGCACTGATGAACCAATAATATATCTTAAGCCAGAAGATGAAATTTTTCATAAG TTAAGCTCATGGTCCTTCAGTTTTCCTCTTCGGACTCAGCAGCCGGCTATGCATGAG CTGAGGAATTACACGCTGACGGGACTCGTCATGGCTGTAGAAGCAAACAATGTTCCTACATTTCGCAAGGAGTTGAAATCTCTAATAAGTGAATCTTGA